A stretch of the Bacillus anthracis str. Vollum genome encodes the following:
- a CDS encoding methionine ABC transporter ATP-binding protein, producing MISFNNVSKVYESGGQSVHAVEDVTLSVEKGEIFGIIGFSGAGKSTLLRLVNMLERPTAGTISIDDKDITSLSTKELRKLRQRIGMIFQSFNLFNSRTVFGNIAYPLKLAKVPKNEIKERVNELLKFVGLEDKANNYPEQLSGGQKQRVGIARALATSPDILICDEATSALDPETTTEILNLLKKVNREYNLTILLITHEMHVVKEICHRVAVMEKGKVIEEGKLFDVFTQPKTTTTQNFVRSVINDHLPESVLAKIQNGGQIYRLTFTGEETGQPVLSYIAKNYNVDVNVLYGNIIELQNVLFGNLLVELQGEQREIQKALQHLRLQVQLKEVEAHAS from the coding sequence ATGATTTCTTTTAATAATGTAAGTAAAGTATATGAATCAGGTGGGCAATCTGTTCATGCGGTGGAGGATGTAACGTTATCAGTTGAGAAAGGCGAAATTTTTGGCATTATCGGTTTTAGTGGCGCTGGAAAGAGTACATTATTACGCCTAGTAAACATGTTAGAGAGACCAACGGCAGGAACGATTTCAATAGATGATAAAGATATTACATCATTATCGACGAAAGAATTACGGAAGCTAAGACAAAGAATCGGGATGATTTTTCAAAGTTTTAATTTATTTAATTCAAGAACAGTGTTTGGGAATATTGCTTATCCATTAAAGTTAGCAAAAGTACCAAAGAATGAGATAAAAGAAAGAGTAAATGAATTGCTGAAGTTTGTAGGGTTAGAAGATAAGGCAAACAATTATCCAGAGCAGCTATCAGGCGGACAAAAGCAGCGTGTAGGTATTGCTAGAGCACTTGCAACATCACCAGATATTCTTATATGTGATGAGGCAACATCAGCTTTAGATCCAGAAACAACGACAGAAATTCTAAACTTATTAAAGAAAGTAAATCGAGAATATAATTTAACAATTCTTCTTATTACACATGAAATGCATGTCGTGAAAGAAATTTGTCACCGTGTAGCTGTAATGGAAAAAGGAAAAGTTATTGAAGAAGGAAAACTGTTTGATGTTTTCACACAACCAAAAACAACGACGACTCAAAACTTTGTACGTTCTGTTATTAATGATCATTTACCGGAAAGTGTTTTAGCGAAAATTCAAAATGGTGGTCAGATTTATCGCCTAACATTTACTGGTGAGGAAACAGGACAGCCGGTACTATCATATATCGCAAAAAACTATAACGTGGATGTAAATGTACTGTACGGAAATATTATTGAACTTCAAAATGTGCTATTTGGAAATCTTCTTGTAGAATTGCAAGGTGAACAGAGGGAAATTCAAAAAGCATTACAACATCTAAGACTGCAAGTGCAGCTGAAGGAGGTAGAAGCTCATGCGAGTTGA